One genomic window of Candidatus Eisenbacteria bacterium includes the following:
- the rsmH gene encoding 16S rRNA (cytosine(1402)-N(4))-methyltransferase RsmH — protein sequence MPGHVPVLKEEAVQLLLTDPNGTYVDATLGGGGHAAAILESLGVDGRLVGLDCDPAVLDNARANPPAPEPRFVAGRARFSQIGPALRGLGIGQVDGILADLGISSLQLDDPRRGLSHAASGPLDMRLDPSLPWSADALLRASDDDELTRVLAELGEVPRPRAALRAIRRALAVENPLTAETLRKALEPLYPGPARPRRLSQVFQALRIAVNRELEELESLLQEATQVLRPGGTLCVIAYHSLEDRIVKNAFRPPRPYDPREPMAETPWVPLTRKPIRPSDEERRRNPRARSARLRAARLKAEAA from the coding sequence ATGCCGGGTCACGTCCCGGTTCTCAAGGAGGAGGCCGTCCAGTTGCTCCTGACAGATCCGAACGGGACCTACGTGGATGCGACTTTGGGGGGCGGCGGTCACGCTGCCGCAATTCTCGAGTCGCTAGGGGTGGATGGGAGGCTGGTGGGTTTGGATTGTGACCCGGCTGTACTTGATAACGCGCGCGCCAATCCGCCCGCGCCGGAACCCCGGTTCGTGGCGGGGCGCGCGCGCTTTTCCCAGATCGGGCCCGCGCTTCGCGGTCTGGGGATCGGCCAGGTCGACGGAATCCTGGCCGATCTCGGGATTTCCTCGCTGCAGCTCGACGACCCGCGCCGCGGGCTTTCCCACGCCGCCTCGGGTCCGCTCGACATGCGCCTGGATCCGTCGCTGCCATGGAGCGCCGACGCGCTGCTCCGCGCGAGCGACGACGACGAGCTCACGCGCGTGCTGGCGGAGCTGGGCGAGGTGCCGCGACCGCGCGCCGCTCTACGTGCGATCCGCCGCGCGCTCGCGGTCGAGAATCCCCTCACCGCCGAGACGCTCCGTAAGGCCCTCGAGCCGCTCTACCCCGGGCCCGCGCGACCGCGGCGCCTTTCCCAGGTGTTTCAGGCTCTGCGGATCGCCGTGAACCGCGAGCTCGAAGAATTGGAATCGCTCCTTCAGGAAGCCACGCAAGTTTTGCGGCCGGGCGGGACGCTATGTGTCATCGCGTATCACTCGCTCGAAGACCGTATTGTCAAAAATGCGTTCCGCCCGCCGCGTCCATATGATCCGAGGGAACCCATGGCCGAGACGCCCTGGGTTCCACTGACCAGAAAACCCATCCGTCCCTCCGACGAGGAGCGCCGCCGGAATCCCCGCGCCCGCAGCGCGCGGCTTCGCGCGGCGCGACTCAAGGCGGAGGCGGCGTGA